A DNA window from Candidatus Syntrophoarchaeum caldarius contains the following coding sequences:
- a CDS encoding ADP-specific phosphofructokinase, which produces MSGLSDGGFILAFNSNIDAILRVSDELLESIRDTSIYPDLVQSMREGVGNEVSVDKETIKKLKEIFDTYHATRRIGGNAAIMAEVLSKLGVSPIILNRPAPSGGELVHFVFEFDLPSGGKERFIVNGGLEEEFVIDPAFVEDSIQEVDHMRGAIISGFHLLPDHGYSEKIDAVLDLIKRWKDKNPRLFIHCELGAFRSLIVAHELLTKIGGLLDSLGMNGEEFLALAESSGLEITPGVMIDRAGAVMDRYSLKRIVIHTEKFIVGLEQEGILAAFIRSLDFGAAVAAAYITKGEFPDLDEVLKVLHGIAPSQKAVVEGGGNLIAVTCGVYPVKSLKQAVGRGDVFTAGYVLGMVSNHPQNFVD; this is translated from the coding sequence ATGAGTGGACTATCTGATGGAGGCTTTATTCTCGCCTTCAACTCAAATATCGATGCAATACTCAGGGTGAGCGACGAACTGCTTGAGTCTATAAGAGATACCAGTATCTACCCAGATCTCGTCCAGTCGATGAGAGAGGGGGTTGGGAATGAGGTCTCAGTCGATAAAGAGACGATCAAAAAGCTCAAAGAGATCTTTGATACATATCATGCAACCCGTAGAATCGGTGGAAATGCTGCGATAATGGCAGAGGTGCTTTCTAAACTTGGCGTATCACCGATCATCCTGAACCGTCCAGCACCATCTGGAGGAGAGCTCGTTCACTTCGTATTTGAGTTCGATCTCCCATCTGGTGGTAAAGAGCGATTCATCGTAAATGGCGGGCTCGAAGAGGAGTTTGTAATCGATCCAGCTTTTGTTGAGGATTCAATCCAGGAAGTAGATCACATGAGGGGCGCGATCATCTCTGGATTTCATCTTCTGCCAGATCATGGCTACAGCGAGAAGATTGATGCGGTTTTAGATCTTATTAAGCGGTGGAAAGATAAAAACCCCCGTCTTTTCATTCATTGCGAGCTTGGTGCTTTCAGAAGCCTTATTGTAGCGCATGAGCTTCTCACAAAGATCGGTGGATTGCTTGATAGTCTTGGTATGAACGGTGAAGAGTTTCTTGCCCTTGCAGAATCGAGTGGGCTTGAAATAACCCCAGGTGTGATGATCGATAGGGCAGGAGCGGTTATGGATCGATACAGCCTCAAACGGATCGTAATTCACACAGAAAAGTTCATCGTGGGTCTTGAGCAGGAAGGTATTTTAGCGGCATTTATCAGATCGCTTGATTTTGGTGCGGCAGTTGCTGCAGCGTATATCACAAAGGGTGAATTTCCAGATCTGGATGAGGTTTTAAAAGTTCTTCATGGGATTGCACCATCACAGAAAGCGGTGGTTGAAGGGGGGGGCAATCTTATTGCTGTGACCTGTGGGGTCTATCCTGTAAAATCGCTAAAACAGGCTGTGGGGAGGGGGGATGTATTCACCGCGGGTTATGTGCTTGGGATGGTCTCCAATCACCCGCAAAATTTTGTAGATTAG
- a CDS encoding circadian clock protein KaiC — protein MLGGGIPEKNIIAVLGGYGSGKTILGMQFINRGLEEDERGVFISFDEDEDKLIRIASNIGWDFGSAIKDRMLVLIRLDAADIGRSLTRAQSELPTLIETFDAKRIVIDPITLFEMHFRDDESRRREISKLCTIIQASGATTMLTSEISTDNPFASKYGEIEYIADGVIIFQHIRPAPLKRSILAVEIAKMRGVKHARDVKPYDITDKGIVVDFDADLF, from the coding sequence ATGCTCGGTGGCGGAATCCCCGAAAAAAACATTATCGCGGTACTTGGAGGATATGGGAGCGGTAAGACGATACTTGGGATGCAGTTCATTAACAGGGGGCTTGAAGAGGATGAGAGGGGCGTTTTTATCAGTTTTGATGAGGATGAGGATAAGCTTATCAGGATTGCATCAAATATAGGCTGGGATTTTGGATCCGCAATCAAAGATCGTATGCTGGTTCTCATCAGGCTGGATGCTGCAGATATCGGCAGATCACTCACCAGGGCGCAGAGTGAACTCCCCACTCTCATAGAAACATTTGATGCAAAACGGATTGTCATCGATCCGATAACACTCTTTGAGATGCACTTCAGGGATGATGAAAGTAGAAGACGGGAGATCTCAAAATTATGCACGATCATTCAGGCATCTGGTGCAACAACCATGCTGACGTCCGAGATCTCGACCGATAACCCATTTGCATCAAAGTATGGAGAGATCGAGTACATCGCAGATGGTGTTATAATCTTTCAGCACATTCGACCTGCACCGCTGAAGCGATCGATCCTTGCAGTTGAGATCGCAAAGATGCGTGGCGTGAAACACGCAAGGGATGTCAAGCCCTATGATATTACCGATAAAGGAATCGTTGTGGACTTTGATGCTGATCTCTTCTAA
- a CDS encoding serine/threonine-protein kinase RsbT, with protein sequence MDDERVLKVERDVDVIYIREVGREMAAEAGFGVLDQTRITTAISELARNIIVHANCGLVVIRKVQRGDKIGIEIVCKDEGPGIEDIDKALKEGYTTSGGLGIGMAGAKRLMDEFHVESVQDKGTTVVVRKWLK encoded by the coding sequence ATGGACGATGAACGAGTTCTCAAGGTGGAGAGAGACGTTGATGTAATTTATATACGCGAAGTGGGCAGGGAGATGGCAGCTGAAGCGGGTTTTGGGGTGCTCGATCAAACACGAATTACAACCGCGATCTCAGAGCTTGCCCGCAACATAATCGTTCATGCAAATTGTGGACTGGTTGTGATCAGAAAGGTCCAAAGAGGCGATAAAATAGGAATTGAGATTGTATGCAAAGATGAGGGGCCAGGGATTGAAGACATCGATAAGGCACTCAAGGAAGGTTATACAACATCAGGGGGGCTTGGGATCGGGATGGCGGGGGCAAAACGGCTGATGGATGAGTTCCATGTCGAGTCTGTCCAGGATAAAGGTACCACAGTAGTTGTGAGGAAATGGCTGAAGTGA
- a CDS encoding anti-sigma factor antagonist has translation MIIPILKIGDVLIVTIQTELTDREIEELSHDILDQIKKVGARGVVIDISALKTVDSYMARSLNSIASASMLLGSETVVVGIQPAVALTLVELGLRVSWGVKTALNLEKGLEMLKVNVKKSG, from the coding sequence ATGATCATTCCAATACTCAAGATCGGTGATGTTCTGATCGTAACCATCCAGACCGAGCTTACAGATCGTGAGATTGAGGAATTGAGCCATGATATCCTGGATCAGATAAAGAAGGTCGGTGCAAGAGGGGTTGTCATCGATATTTCTGCCCTCAAGACAGTTGACAGTTACATGGCAAGGTCACTCAACTCGATTGCAAGTGCATCGATGTTGCTCGGTTCCGAGACGGTTGTGGTTGGTATCCAGCCTGCGGTCGCATTGACACTGGTGGAACTCGGGCTTCGTGTGAGCTGGGGCGTGAAAACTGCGCTGAACCTTGAGAAAGGACTTGAAATGCTGAAAGTCAATGTGAAAAAGTCCGGGTGA
- a CDS encoding serine/threonine protein kinase, translated as MAEVKIGIATRPRNGYFENGDGYFTKQWDDMLFLAIFDGLGHGKVAAAASERCLSILKEYYQAPLSVIFATAHDALRRTRGVVMGIALVNLSTLLLRYAGVGNIATMVISDEQSTHLISMDGIVGYTLPTIKEFTHQLIHGDVIMMYTDGISSSNLSLCPREQLKGADPQFVSEEILKKHAKSEDDATILIAHI; from the coding sequence ATGGCTGAAGTGAAGATCGGGATTGCAACACGTCCCAGAAACGGATACTTCGAGAATGGTGATGGATATTTCACCAAACAGTGGGACGATATGCTCTTTCTTGCCATCTTTGACGGGCTTGGACATGGGAAGGTTGCAGCAGCGGCATCAGAAAGGTGTCTCTCAATCCTCAAAGAATACTATCAAGCTCCGTTATCTGTGATCTTCGCGACTGCACACGATGCACTTCGCCGTACACGTGGCGTTGTGATGGGAATCGCCCTGGTCAATCTCTCCACGCTTCTGTTGAGGTATGCGGGAGTGGGCAACATTGCAACAATGGTTATCAGCGATGAGCAAAGCACACACCTCATCTCGATGGATGGAATTGTGGGTTACACTCTACCTACCATAAAAGAGTTCACACACCAGCTTATACATGGGGATGTCATCATGATGTATACGGATGGGATCTCATCATCCAACCTTTCTCTCTGTCCACGTGAACAATTGAAGGGCGCAGATCCACAATTTGTCTCAGAAGAGATCCTGAAGAAACATGCCAAGAGCGAGGATGATGCAACCATTCTGATCGCTCATATCTGA
- a CDS encoding Phosphomethylpyrimidine kinase type-2 domain protein, giving the protein MNRRDIFLTIGGSDPSAGAGIQADLKTFQVMGEYGASVVTSITSQNTSGFSGRYDLPPAIIQSQIQAIVEDMTIAAVKIGMVGSGAAIRTIAGELSTIEAPVFLDPVILSTTGGQLLDRDSIDLLKEELVSIAYLVIPNAKEAEILTGRSGADAARELSRLGAANVIITGGDTEGTDLLLDEEGNLSLIGEGLEVVEGNFHGTGCTYTSSIAVNIVRGMNLLDAAESAKRFVMEGIIDAYPVGYGLIPVNQSARLIRTSNRYLVIEDVKNAVCRLLDHRITRLLPEVGSNLAVAIPNAKGKEDVAAVRGRIVKCGNAAVQVGPVEFGASDHIARIVLSMMRFDPDMRACCNIRYSDEIIDVASSIEFLSGSFSREDEPEGVNTMDWGVTSVIKEYGCIPDLIYDKGGIGKEAMIRVTGKSGTEVTSKIIKLLEAL; this is encoded by the coding sequence ATGAATCGGCGAGATATTTTTCTCACAATCGGAGGTTCTGACCCCTCTGCAGGTGCAGGTATTCAGGCAGATCTGAAGACATTTCAGGTGATGGGTGAGTATGGTGCCTCAGTTGTAACTTCGATCACCTCACAGAATACTTCAGGCTTTTCTGGCCGTTATGATCTTCCCCCTGCGATAATACAATCCCAGATTCAGGCAATCGTTGAAGATATGACGATAGCTGCAGTTAAGATTGGGATGGTGGGAAGTGGAGCAGCGATAAGGACAATTGCCGGGGAGCTCTCTACTATCGAGGCACCGGTCTTTCTCGATCCAGTCATTCTCTCAACAACAGGCGGTCAACTTCTTGATAGGGACTCAATAGATCTCCTGAAGGAGGAGCTTGTATCCATTGCTTACCTTGTAATACCAAACGCAAAGGAGGCAGAGATACTGACTGGCAGAAGCGGAGCAGATGCAGCACGGGAACTATCCCGGCTTGGTGCAGCAAATGTGATAATCACAGGCGGGGATACCGAAGGCACCGACTTACTCCTTGATGAAGAGGGTAACTTAAGTCTCATTGGTGAAGGTCTGGAGGTTGTTGAGGGCAATTTTCATGGAACTGGTTGCACATATACCTCATCCATAGCGGTAAATATCGTCCGTGGAATGAACCTTCTCGATGCCGCAGAAAGTGCAAAGCGGTTTGTGATGGAGGGCATAATTGATGCTTATCCTGTTGGATATGGGCTTATACCTGTCAACCAGTCGGCACGTTTAATCAGAACATCGAATCGTTACCTTGTGATCGAGGATGTAAAAAATGCCGTTTGCAGGTTGCTGGATCACAGGATCACCAGACTCCTGCCAGAAGTTGGATCAAACCTTGCAGTTGCGATCCCGAATGCGAAGGGAAAGGAAGATGTTGCAGCAGTTCGTGGCAGGATCGTGAAATGTGGTAACGCTGCAGTTCAGGTTGGACCTGTTGAGTTTGGAGCGAGTGACCATATCGCACGTATCGTACTTAGCATGATGCGTTTTGATCCAGATATGAGGGCATGCTGCAACATACGATACAGCGATGAGATAATAGATGTAGCTTCCAGTATCGAATTCCTGTCAGGATCATTCAGTCGTGAAGATGAGCCAGAAGGAGTGAATACGATGGACTGGGGTGTTACGTCTGTCATAAAAGAGTATGGGTGCATTCCCGATCTGATCTATGATAAAGGCGGGATCGGAAAAGAGGCTATGATAAGAGTGACCGGGAAAAGCGGGACTGAAGTTACCTCAAAGATAATAAAGCTCCTTGAGGCACTTTAA
- a CDS encoding translation initiation factor IF-2 subunit beta, with translation MKGDLKMETANHEAYVVLLDRALEQTPRVVDTTARFTMPEPSIFIEGKTTVFDNFGTIVDYLNRDPDHIMKFLLRELGTAGKIEGSRAIFQGKFSKINIKNILDAYLEEYVICSECGGPDTHLIKNGRIMMLKCDACGAHRSILKRSKPKKDDKAPLIEVGGVYELRIEDVGRKGDGIARMDKYIFYIPYNKKGEVVKVRVKKISGTLVFTELAV, from the coding sequence ATGAAAGGAGATCTCAAGATGGAAACAGCAAATCATGAAGCGTATGTGGTTTTGCTCGATAGGGCCCTGGAACAGACCCCCCGGGTTGTGGATACAACAGCGAGATTCACAATGCCAGAGCCGAGCATATTCATAGAAGGCAAGACCACGGTATTTGATAACTTTGGAACGATCGTTGACTACCTCAACCGTGATCCGGATCACATCATGAAATTCCTCTTGAGAGAACTCGGCACTGCAGGAAAAATAGAAGGTAGCAGAGCGATTTTTCAGGGAAAATTCAGCAAGATAAACATCAAAAATATTCTTGACGCATATCTTGAAGAGTACGTCATCTGTTCTGAGTGTGGTGGGCCTGATACACACCTCATAAAAAACGGACGGATAATGATGCTCAAATGCGATGCATGTGGTGCTCATCGATCGATCCTCAAGCGCAGCAAACCAAAGAAAGATGACAAAGCACCTCTCATAGAGGTTGGAGGGGTATATGAGCTCAGGATCGAAGATGTTGGACGCAAAGGGGATGGGATTGCAAGGATGGATAAGTACATCTTCTACATCCCATACAATAAGAAAGGCGAGGTTGTTAAGGTCAGAGTAAAGAAAATCTCTGGAACGCTTGTATTTACCGAACTTGCAGTCTGA
- a CDS encoding HTR-like protein — protein sequence MHFNHIYMMDDEGGDLMELDLNVIPSGVESLDRMIGGGFPSGSFILLHGEVGAGSAEFLHTSLINSVRLLDEISLKKVCYITFTRLVADVKREIALSFDDKVQNIINDQRIIFKDFSKECFQNSALPFTWNPEFDSSFEALKGCGDRHAFLELLVSFLNDNANESVIIFDSLTDLVRLYYDSMGWQDLIAFLKGLQRESKRWGGLVYGTLTSDIFNRGIEEEIADCADGVIVFRWDETETRIRRRSLYIRKFRGLLPVLEETKLLRLETKFTPGNGFEVMNIKMVRGE from the coding sequence ATGCACTTCAACCATATATATATGATGGATGATGAGGGAGGCGATTTGATGGAGCTTGACCTGAATGTGATCCCGAGTGGTGTAGAGTCACTGGACAGGATGATTGGGGGAGGTTTTCCATCGGGTTCATTCATCCTGCTTCACGGCGAGGTTGGAGCAGGCAGTGCGGAATTTCTCCACACCTCACTCATAAACTCCGTGCGTTTACTCGATGAGATATCACTGAAGAAAGTCTGCTACATAACATTTACCAGGCTTGTAGCGGATGTTAAACGGGAGATCGCGCTCTCGTTCGATGATAAAGTGCAGAATATCATAAATGATCAGCGAATAATCTTCAAGGACTTCTCAAAAGAGTGTTTCCAGAATTCAGCCCTGCCCTTCACATGGAATCCTGAGTTTGACTCAAGCTTTGAAGCTTTGAAGGGGTGCGGGGATCGGCATGCTTTTCTTGAACTTCTTGTATCATTCCTGAATGATAATGCAAACGAGAGTGTTATCATATTTGATTCGCTCACTGACCTTGTGCGGCTTTATTATGATTCTATGGGCTGGCAGGATCTTATAGCTTTTCTTAAAGGGCTTCAAAGAGAGTCTAAAAGATGGGGTGGGCTTGTTTACGGTACGCTGACATCAGACATCTTCAACAGAGGTATTGAAGAGGAGATTGCAGACTGTGCAGACGGTGTGATCGTGTTCAGGTGGGATGAAACCGAGACAAGGATCAGACGCAGGTCCCTTTACATCAGGAAGTTTCGTGGACTTCTCCCGGTACTGGAAGAAACCAAGCTGCTCCGTCTTGAAACTAAATTCACGCCAGGAAATGGTTTTGAGGTCATGAATATCAAGATGGTAAGGGGGGAGTGA
- a CDS encoding diaminopimelate epimerase: MEVEFTKVEGTGNDFIIINEIEGEVIPEVDKPTFARRVCERKFSVGADGVIFISPSGICDVQMRIFNSDGSEAEMCGNGMRCFAKYVYERGIVQDEKMTVETLGGVITPEVIVNDGKVEEVRVMMGTAEFERALIPMEGSDDFAIDTDLHINDEIGSIKITALSIGNPHAVLVVDNLYGIDVDKIGNLIENHEAFPNRTNVQFVEMNGVNDVEIRTYERGVGETLSCGTGATAAVFALSKLKMIDPAKEVTVRALGGVLKVSLEEDGAYLTGKANIIYDGKLNY; this comes from the coding sequence ATGGAAGTGGAATTTACGAAGGTAGAAGGCACTGGTAACGATTTTATCATTATAAATGAGATCGAGGGTGAAGTCATTCCGGAGGTGGATAAGCCCACATTTGCACGGCGTGTTTGTGAACGGAAGTTTTCTGTTGGTGCGGATGGTGTGATATTCATATCTCCTTCAGGTATCTGTGATGTGCAGATGCGAATATTCAACTCTGACGGCTCGGAAGCAGAGATGTGTGGCAACGGTATGCGATGCTTTGCAAAGTACGTATATGAGCGGGGAATTGTGCAGGATGAAAAGATGACAGTTGAGACGCTTGGTGGAGTGATCACGCCCGAGGTTATCGTGAATGATGGAAAAGTTGAAGAGGTCAGAGTCATGATGGGAACTGCGGAGTTTGAGCGGGCGTTAATCCCGATGGAGGGTAGCGACGATTTTGCCATTGATACCGATCTACACATAAATGATGAGATTGGATCGATCAAGATCACGGCACTGAGCATTGGAAATCCACATGCTGTGCTTGTTGTGGATAACCTCTACGGGATAGACGTTGATAAGATCGGTAACCTCATCGAGAACCACGAGGCATTCCCAAATCGGACAAATGTACAGTTTGTAGAGATGAATGGTGTGAATGACGTTGAGATCAGGACGTACGAGCGGGGAGTGGGCGAGACGCTATCGTGTGGTACAGGTGCAACAGCTGCAGTATTTGCGCTGAGTAAACTGAAGATGATCGATCCTGCAAAAGAGGTCACGGTTCGCGCACTTGGAGGAGTATTAAAGGTATCGCTGGAGGAGGATGGTGCATACCTGACCGGCAAAGCCAACATCATCTATGACGGCAAGCTCAATTACTGA
- a CDS encoding protein containing DUF650, archaea: protein MPSIKDSLFGESPPSVFVGRMGYPVVRMGPLVPAIADPSPVNFDNPASWADLTIEDVIGMRASLVRSSSGFNVKDAYAIDARNSRILSMTQEIARAKKPVETEVWFLKPPRADLKFDGILTPMGPSGTIDKLAITSNPSVERKVEYITSDTDITASIAVNELYRANIPVYQIMRLFSVGLLGEKRKLVPTRWSITATDDILGKHLIERIRDYPEINEIEVYSHTHFENHFEIILLPAIFAFEVVEIWMPRSFWAEKGAIEADREGYKGRRGYSRLGGGYYAARLGLLEQLESRRRQATAIIIREINPSYWAPLGVWVVREGVRETLRKKPGLFTDPLDALNHAASRIKTPVAEWRNELKLFDTARHQRTLASFFLLFSRSPIV, encoded by the coding sequence ATGCCATCGATAAAAGACTCGCTCTTTGGTGAATCACCGCCATCGGTCTTTGTCGGAAGAATGGGGTATCCTGTGGTGAGAATGGGTCCGCTTGTGCCTGCGATCGCCGATCCCTCTCCTGTAAACTTCGACAATCCTGCAAGCTGGGCAGACCTTACGATCGAGGATGTGATCGGGATGCGAGCTTCACTTGTACGATCTTCATCTGGCTTCAATGTGAAGGATGCGTATGCCATAGATGCCAGAAACTCTCGCATTCTCTCAATGACCCAGGAGATTGCCCGTGCTAAAAAACCAGTTGAGACCGAGGTCTGGTTTTTGAAGCCTCCCCGCGCGGATCTCAAATTTGATGGTATCCTGACTCCAATGGGGCCATCGGGTACCATAGATAAGCTTGCTATAACCTCAAACCCTTCGGTTGAACGAAAAGTCGAGTACATAACATCAGATACTGACATTACCGCAAGTATCGCGGTTAATGAGCTTTATCGTGCAAATATTCCGGTCTATCAGATCATGCGACTATTCTCGGTTGGATTGCTTGGTGAGAAGCGAAAGCTCGTTCCAACGCGCTGGTCAATCACGGCAACTGACGATATTCTGGGAAAGCACCTCATCGAGAGAATAAGGGATTATCCGGAGATCAACGAGATTGAAGTGTACTCGCACACTCATTTTGAGAACCACTTTGAGATTATCCTGCTTCCTGCAATCTTTGCATTTGAGGTCGTGGAGATCTGGATGCCACGCTCATTCTGGGCAGAAAAGGGTGCGATCGAGGCAGATCGGGAAGGATATAAAGGCAGAAGAGGTTATTCCAGACTGGGTGGTGGATACTATGCAGCCCGTCTTGGTCTCCTGGAGCAACTTGAATCCCGCAGACGACAGGCAACAGCTATCATCATTCGGGAGATTAATCCGTCATACTGGGCACCGCTTGGAGTGTGGGTGGTACGTGAGGGTGTAAGGGAGACGTTAAGGAAAAAGCCAGGACTCTTCACAGATCCACTTGATGCACTCAATCACGCCGCATCACGGATAAAGACGCCAGTCGCAGAGTGGCGAAATGAGTTGAAACTCTTTGATACAGCCAGGCATCAGCGAACCCTCGCATCCTTCTTTCTCCTCTTTTCCAGATCGCCGATTGTGTAA